Part of the Sporomusa termitida genome, CTTTTTATAATCAGGTGGTGCCGCAGGCCACACCAAAATTATTGTTTTACGACGAAGAAAACTATTTATATGGAATGGAAGCGGCACCGGCAGGATCGGAGATGTGGAAAAAACAGCTGCTTAATGGCCGGATTGACTACGCAGTTGCCGGTAAAGCGGCACTGGCTTTGGCCAATGTCCACAATGTGGCGGCCGGGGATAAAATCATTAAAAATCGGTTTGCAAGCAAGAAGTTTTTTATCGAATTAAGGATTGATCCGTATCTGCGGTCAATCGCCAAACGGCATCCGGCTTTGTCAGCAATTATTGACCAGGAGACAAACCGGCTGTTGGCAACACAGGCAACCCTGGTTCACGGCGATTACAGCCCCAAAAATATTCTGGTTAACGGGCAACAGATTTTCATTCTTGATTTTGAGGTCGCTCATATTGGTGACCCATCCTTTGACCTGGGTTTTTTAACAAATCATTTTCTGCTTAAGGCGGTAAAAAATAAGCAATGGGCATTAAGTTACCTTAATCTCGCGCTGTACACGGCTGAGGTTTATTTGCAAAAGATTAATTTTATGGATGCAGGCTTACTGGAACGAAATACTGTTAAAACGCTCGCCCTATTATTTTTATCCAGGGTCGACGGGAAATCGCCGGCTGAATACATAACCGCCGGCAGTGATCAGGATTCAATCCGCAAAATCAGCTATTATCTTCTGCAGAATGATGT contains:
- a CDS encoding phosphotransferase family protein, whose amino-acid sequence is MINIADRKVFAEYLLQKNLISDADSTEIEQLGGGVSCEAIMVRSPQLSFVVKQALPKLRVKEDWFSDVSRIVTEKDCLAFYNQVVPQATPKLLFYDEENYLYGMEAAPAGSEMWKKQLLNGRIDYAVAGKAALALANVHNVAAGDKIIKNRFASKKFFIELRIDPYLRSIAKRHPALSAIIDQETNRLLATQATLVHGDYSPKNILVNGQQIFILDFEVAHIGDPSFDLGFLTNHFLLKAVKNKQWALSYLNLALYTAEVYLQKINFMDAGLLERNTVKTLALLFLSRVDGKSPAEYITAGSDQDSIRKISYYLLQNDVQTYRSLIRYVGQELKIMT